The Geobacter sp. AOG2 genome includes a window with the following:
- a CDS encoding 2-oxoacid:acceptor oxidoreductase family protein: MRHDVFIAGYGGQGVLLAGNLLSYAAIHESMNVSFFPAYGVEKRGGSAMCTVVFSDSDTGSPVVGSPSVAIILNQLSFDKYANKVKQGGVCIVNSTLVEASSSELPGVELVAVPMNQIALDLGDMRMVNMVACGAYAAKSGALGLESLEVALKKALPERNHHLIPANVKAILAGAAAVGERNT, encoded by the coding sequence ATGCGCCACGATGTATTTATAGCCGGCTACGGGGGCCAAGGGGTGCTGCTGGCCGGCAACCTGCTCTCTTATGCCGCCATTCATGAAAGCATGAATGTCTCGTTCTTCCCCGCTTATGGTGTGGAAAAACGCGGCGGGTCGGCCATGTGTACCGTGGTCTTCTCCGACAGCGACACCGGATCGCCGGTGGTGGGAAGCCCGTCGGTCGCCATAATTCTCAACCAGCTTTCCTTCGACAAATACGCCAACAAGGTCAAACAGGGCGGAGTGTGTATCGTCAACTCGACTCTGGTGGAGGCCAGCAGCAGTGAACTGCCGGGAGTGGAACTCGTGGCGGTGCCCATGAACCAGATCGCCCTTGACCTGGGAGATATGCGCATGGTCAACATGGTGGCATGCGGGGCCTACGCCGCAAAGAGTGGGGCGTTGGGTCTTGAATCACTGGAGGTGGCCCTGAAAAAGGCCTTGCCGGAACGCAATCACCACCTGATCCCGGCCAATGTCAAGGCGATCCTGGCTGGGGCGGCAGCAGTAGGCGAAAGAAATACTTGA
- a CDS encoding thiamine pyrophosphate-dependent enzyme has translation MNQVFTRPESLKDVQTHFCPGCHHGSVHRLVAEAMDEFDIRNKTIGVASVGCSVFLYGYFDVDVIEAPHGRAPAVATGAKRARNDRIVFTYQGDGDLAAIGTSEIIHAANRGEDITVIFVNNTTYGMTGGQMAPTTMVGQKTSTSPYGRNQAKDGYPIRMAELLAQLEGVAFSARVAVNSPKNVMQAKKMIKTAFRYQVEGRGFSFIEALAACPTNWGMNPLAANERIGSEMIPYFPLGVYRNTANL, from the coding sequence ATGAACCAAGTATTCACAAGGCCCGAAAGCCTGAAAGACGTCCAGACCCACTTCTGCCCCGGCTGTCACCACGGTTCCGTGCACCGTCTGGTGGCCGAGGCTATGGACGAGTTCGACATCAGAAACAAGACCATCGGGGTCGCTTCGGTGGGTTGTTCGGTTTTTCTGTACGGCTATTTCGACGTTGACGTCATCGAGGCGCCCCACGGCCGGGCTCCCGCCGTCGCCACCGGGGCGAAACGCGCCCGCAATGACCGGATCGTCTTCACCTATCAGGGAGACGGTGATCTGGCCGCCATCGGTACCTCGGAGATCATCCACGCCGCTAACCGGGGCGAGGATATCACCGTGATATTCGTCAACAACACCACTTACGGCATGACCGGCGGTCAAATGGCCCCCACCACCATGGTGGGACAAAAAACCTCTACCTCTCCCTATGGTCGCAATCAGGCCAAAGACGGCTATCCGATCCGTATGGCCGAGCTGTTGGCCCAGTTGGAAGGGGTTGCCTTCTCGGCTCGGGTGGCGGTCAACTCCCCAAAAAATGTCATGCAGGCCAAGAAAATGATCAAGACCGCCTTCCGCTACCAGGTGGAAGGGAGGGGATTTTCCTTTATTGAGGCCTTGGCCGCATGCCCGACCAACTGGGGCATGAATCCCCTGGCCGCCAATGAGCGGATAGGCAGCGAAATGATCCCCTACTTCCCGCTGGGCGTGTATCGCAATACCGCCAACCTTTAA
- a CDS encoding 3-methyl-2-oxobutanoate dehydrogenase subunit VorB translates to MSEKLFVKGNEAVAMAAIEAGCRYYFGYPITPQSDIPEYLSRELPSLGGEFIQAESEIGAINMLLGASATGVRAMTSSSGPGISLKQEGISYMAGSELPGVIVDIMRAGPGLGGIDASQADYFQATRGGGHGGYRIIVLAPASVQEMYDLTMLAFDLSDIYRIPAMVLADSVIGQMKESITAHPRPQTDLPAKEWVVRGREQGEAQNVVKSLYLGDGEMEAFHWKMHARYQELAEKECRWEEVMTEDATLVVTAFGSTARIAKTAVAMAREVGIKVGLLRPISLFPFPKQAYETISRRCKNFLTIELSTGQMIDDVRLSVARDAEVGFYGRPPGAGSLPTPEELFEQIKKQYPNQ, encoded by the coding sequence TTGTCCGAAAAACTGTTCGTCAAGGGAAACGAGGCGGTGGCCATGGCTGCCATTGAGGCCGGGTGCCGCTATTATTTCGGCTATCCCATCACGCCGCAAAGCGATATCCCCGAATATCTTTCACGGGAACTTCCCAGCCTGGGCGGAGAGTTCATCCAGGCCGAGAGTGAAATCGGTGCCATCAACATGCTGTTAGGGGCATCGGCCACCGGCGTGCGCGCCATGACCTCCTCATCCGGCCCCGGCATATCCCTCAAGCAGGAAGGCATTTCCTACATGGCCGGTTCGGAGCTGCCCGGCGTGATCGTGGACATCATGCGAGCCGGTCCGGGACTGGGCGGCATCGACGCGTCCCAGGCCGACTATTTCCAGGCCACGCGAGGCGGCGGTCACGGGGGCTACCGCATCATCGTGCTGGCCCCGGCGTCGGTACAGGAGATGTACGACCTAACCATGCTGGCCTTCGACCTGTCGGACATCTACCGCATACCGGCCATGGTGTTGGCCGACTCGGTCATCGGCCAGATGAAGGAGTCGATTACGGCGCACCCGCGTCCGCAGACCGATTTGCCTGCCAAGGAATGGGTGGTGCGCGGACGAGAGCAGGGGGAAGCGCAGAACGTAGTCAAATCCCTCTACCTTGGTGACGGCGAGATGGAGGCATTCCATTGGAAGATGCACGCCCGCTACCAGGAACTAGCAGAAAAGGAATGCCGCTGGGAGGAGGTCATGACCGAGGACGCCACATTGGTGGTGACCGCTTTCGGCTCGACCGCCCGCATCGCCAAAACCGCCGTCGCCATGGCGCGAGAGGTGGGCATAAAGGTCGGACTGCTGCGACCGATCTCTCTCTTTCCCTTCCCCAAGCAGGCCTATGAGACCATTTCCCGGCGCTGCAAGAATTTTCTGACCATCGAACTCAGCACCGGCCAGATGATTGATGATGTGCGCCTCTCCGTGGCCCGCGACGCCGAGGTAGGCTTCTACGGCCGCCCGCCGGGCGCCGGCTCGCTGCCGACGCCGGAGGAGCTCTTCGAGCAGATTAAAAAACAGTACCCGAATCAGTGA
- a CDS encoding ferredoxin family protein, producing MAYTYITIDEARCKGCGLCTIACPHKLVTLSDTPNSQGFTVAVFSDQGACSGCALCAEMCPDVAIMVFKETKNPVR from the coding sequence ATGGCGTATACCTACATCACCATTGACGAGGCGCGTTGCAAGGGGTGCGGCCTCTGTACCATCGCCTGCCCTCACAAGCTGGTCACGCTGAGCGATACCCCCAATAGCCAGGGCTTCACCGTTGCGGTCTTTTCCGACCAGGGGGCGTGCAGCGGTTGTGCATTGTGCGCCGAGATGTGCCCGGACGTGGCCATTATGGTATTTAAAGAAACGAAGAACCCTGTACGGTAA
- a CDS encoding energy-coupling factor ABC transporter permease — protein sequence MHMADALLSPAVGGTMWAVSAGSIAYCSAKVRKELDDRKVPLMGVLGAFLFAAQMINFTIPATGSSGHLGGGLLLAILLGPYAAFLTISSVLMVQALFFADGGLLALGCNIFNMGFIPAFLVYPLVYKKISGPAPGRRRLIAATMISAIIGLQLGPLGVVLETAFSGISALPFSTFALLMQPIHLAIGVVEGAATVAIISFVHKARPEIIQEALGVRPVTQRPLRTVLVSFVVAALLTGGILSWFASKNPDGLEWAIAKVTGAEELKGPEEGLHAAMTSFQKKTAFLPDYSFKSATVRTKSNTADNLGTSVSGFVGGLMTLVIVFLSGFLLKRRIWSA from the coding sequence ATGCACATGGCAGATGCACTCTTATCGCCGGCGGTCGGGGGAACCATGTGGGCCGTTTCTGCCGGGTCGATTGCGTATTGTTCAGCCAAGGTGCGCAAGGAGCTGGATGATCGCAAGGTGCCGCTTATGGGCGTGCTGGGAGCGTTCCTCTTTGCCGCCCAGATGATCAACTTTACCATTCCGGCCACCGGGTCCAGCGGCCACCTGGGGGGCGGGCTTCTCCTGGCAATCTTGCTCGGACCCTACGCGGCCTTCCTCACCATTTCATCGGTTCTCATGGTCCAGGCGCTATTCTTTGCCGACGGCGGTTTGCTGGCGTTGGGCTGCAATATCTTCAATATGGGATTTATCCCTGCCTTTCTGGTATATCCCCTTGTCTACAAAAAGATCTCCGGTCCGGCTCCGGGCCGGAGACGTCTAATTGCCGCGACTATGATCTCGGCGATTATCGGTCTGCAACTGGGGCCCTTGGGCGTTGTGCTGGAAACGGCCTTTTCAGGTATTTCAGCCCTGCCGTTTTCGACCTTTGCTTTGCTGATGCAGCCGATACATCTGGCCATAGGTGTGGTGGAAGGAGCGGCAACCGTTGCGATCATCTCTTTTGTTCATAAGGCCCGTCCGGAAATCATCCAGGAAGCCCTTGGGGTCCGTCCCGTAACGCAACGTCCCCTGCGCACGGTGCTGGTCTCCTTTGTGGTGGCCGCCCTCCTGACAGGCGGTATCCTCTCCTGGTTTGCCTCGAAAAACCCCGATGGCCTCGAATGGGCTATTGCCAAGGTCACAGGTGCGGAAGAGCTGAAAGGACCGGAAGAGGGGCTGCATGCAGCCATGACCTCTTTCCAGAAAAAAACTGCTTTTCTGCCTGATTATTCGTTCAAAAGCGCGACAGTCAGGACAAAAAGTAATACGGCCGATAACTTGGGCACCAGCGTCTCGGGGTTTGTGGGAGGCCTGATGACGTTGGTTATCGTCTTTTTGAGTGGATTTCTGCTGAAAAGGCGAATCTGGTCGGCCTGA
- the cbiQ gene encoding cobalt ECF transporter T component CbiQ produces the protein MCSIDGGLLDFKNLDRLADGDTAIHRLDPRAKVLATLFFVISVVSCGKYELTMLFPFFLFPVFMITLGNIPFLYLVKKIAVVIPFAVMIGMLNPLFDRQVLLHVGTLGITGGWISFASIVVRAVLTVSAALALVAVTGFPGICAALERLGMPQPFAVQLLFLYRYIFVLAEEGGQMARARELRTFGSRGRGIGTYGSLIGHLLLRTWMRAERIHMAMLARGFSGVFHTRRQFRFGAGEAVFLVGWGAFFITVRLVPVAHLLGALAGF, from the coding sequence ATGTGCAGTATTGACGGTGGCTTGCTGGACTTTAAAAACCTTGATCGCCTGGCTGACGGGGATACGGCTATCCATCGTCTCGACCCTCGCGCAAAGGTACTGGCGACGCTTTTCTTCGTCATCTCCGTCGTTTCATGCGGAAAATATGAGCTGACGATGTTGTTCCCCTTTTTTCTGTTCCCGGTGTTCATGATTACCCTCGGTAACATCCCGTTCCTCTACCTGGTAAAGAAGATTGCGGTCGTCATCCCGTTTGCCGTCATGATCGGCATGCTCAACCCCCTGTTCGACCGGCAGGTGCTCCTGCATGTGGGAACGCTGGGGATCACGGGCGGGTGGATCTCCTTTGCATCCATCGTGGTGCGGGCCGTTCTCACGGTAAGCGCGGCCCTGGCCCTGGTGGCCGTAACCGGTTTTCCCGGCATCTGCGCCGCATTGGAACGCCTGGGCATGCCGCAGCCCTTTGCCGTGCAACTGCTGTTTCTCTATCGCTACATCTTCGTGCTGGCGGAAGAGGGGGGGCAGATGGCGCGGGCGCGGGAACTGCGGACATTCGGCTCCCGAGGCAGGGGTATCGGGACCTATGGCTCCCTGATCGGCCATCTGCTGCTCCGCACCTGGATGCGGGCGGAGCGCATCCACATGGCCATGCTGGCGCGCGGATTTTCCGGCGTGTTCCACACCCGGCGGCAGTTCCGCTTCGGCGCTGGGGAGGCAGTTTTCCTTGTGGGGTGGGGCGCGTTCTTCATTACCGTAAGACTGGTGCCGGTGGCTCATCTACTCGGGGCTCTAGCAGGTTTTTAA
- a CDS encoding energy-coupling factor ABC transporter ATP-binding protein: MSHHIVEVKGLQHAYPDGTLALRDVSLRITHGESVAIIGANGAGKSTLLLHLNGYLTPTAGEIRIGDFPLTRETLPDIRRTVGMVFQNPDDQLFMPTVYDDVAFGPLNLGLPPAEVEDRVKAALAKVGAAHLQSKPPYRLSGGEKKRVAIATVLSMSPDILVMDEPTNGLDPFARRQLMGLIKDFHHTRIFTSHDLDMVLELCERTIVLHEGEVKADGPTRDIFGDADLLAECRLEKPLSMQGCPVCGSARMTT; encoded by the coding sequence ATGAGTCATCACATTGTTGAGGTAAAAGGGCTGCAACACGCCTATCCCGATGGGACGCTGGCCCTGCGGGATGTTTCACTGCGCATCACCCATGGCGAGTCGGTAGCGATCATCGGCGCCAACGGTGCGGGCAAATCGACGCTCCTGCTGCATCTTAACGGCTATCTGACGCCGACGGCGGGCGAGATCCGCATCGGAGATTTTCCTCTTACGCGGGAAACCCTGCCGGATATCCGGCGTACGGTGGGTATGGTCTTTCAGAATCCCGACGATCAGTTGTTCATGCCAACGGTTTACGACGATGTCGCCTTTGGCCCGCTCAACCTCGGCCTACCGCCAGCGGAGGTGGAAGATCGCGTAAAGGCGGCCTTGGCGAAGGTCGGAGCGGCGCATTTGCAGAGCAAACCGCCATACCGGCTTTCCGGCGGCGAAAAAAAACGCGTGGCGATCGCCACGGTGCTGTCCATGTCCCCCGACATCCTGGTCATGGATGAACCGACCAACGGGCTTGATCCCTTTGCCCGGCGGCAGTTGATGGGACTGATCAAGGATTTCCACCATACCAGGATATTTACCAGCCATGATCTGGATATGGTGCTTGAACTCTGCGAGCGTACCATCGTGCTTCACGAGGGAGAGGTCAAGGCGGACGGCCCGACTCGCGACATTTTCGGCGATGCGGACCTGCTCGCCGAGTGCCGACTCGAAAAACCGCTTTCCATGCAGGGCTGCCCGGTCTGCGGTAGTGCCCGAATGACAACGTAA
- a CDS encoding nitroreductase family protein, whose amino-acid sequence MNVSEAILSRKSIRAYLDAPVPVDFVEKIIEAARCAPNAGPFQISVVRNAGLRQKINDHTLDAMVHSGNEFLQQRAALPGYQPLYGAPVLFLLSGPADAPYSAVNTALAAENMLLEATSLGLGSCYLVSPTLAFNGPNSLDLVQEAGIPDGYKLQCAAVVGYAADENKFALGERKRKGSVHYAG is encoded by the coding sequence ATGAATGTTTCAGAGGCGATTTTATCGAGAAAAAGCATCAGAGCATACTTGGACGCGCCGGTTCCCGTCGATTTTGTGGAAAAGATAATTGAGGCGGCCCGATGTGCGCCGAATGCCGGTCCCTTTCAGATTTCAGTTGTCCGCAATGCGGGATTGCGACAGAAAATCAATGACCATACGCTCGATGCAATGGTTCACTCAGGCAATGAATTCCTTCAGCAGAGAGCCGCTTTGCCCGGATACCAGCCGCTTTACGGTGCTCCGGTGCTTTTCCTGCTCTCCGGGCCGGCCGATGCCCCCTACAGTGCCGTCAATACCGCGCTTGCCGCTGAGAACATGCTCCTCGAAGCGACCAGCTTGGGTTTAGGCTCGTGCTACCTCGTTTCCCCGACACTGGCGTTTAATGGCCCGAATAGCCTTGACCTGGTGCAAGAGGCAGGCATACCGGACGGCTATAAACTCCAGTGTGCGGCCGTTGTCGGGTATGCTGCGGATGAGAACAAATTTGCTCTTGGCGAGCGTAAGCGGAAGGGTTCAGTACATTACGCCGGCTGA
- a CDS encoding TatD family hydrolase, which yields MTNNSILIDSHSHIYYRDYAGDFDAMLKRAEDAGVGAMLVVGTDIESSRESVELAEKYPHMYAAVGVHPHDAGRVTEQCYDVIRDLARSSAKVVAIGEIGLDFYRDHCPRDEQEKVFRRFLRLANELEMPVVIHDRDAHDLMLAILREERVHRGVLHCFSGDAAMAAQAVDMGLYISIPGTVTYPSNEALRDVVRSVGIDRLLVETDCPYLTPVPHRGKRNEPAYVRLAAEKVAETKGLSLEDVARITTKNCRDLFGIRLWDQSTKIAYMIRNSLYLNITNRCSNRCSFCAKFDDFTVKGHNLLLDGEPSFEEVMAAVGKPEGIDEVVFCGYGESLIRLDLVKQVATELKGRGYRIRINTDGQANLVHQRNILPELAGLVDSISVSLNAPDSDTYGRLCNTPFGAAGFEGVCDFIRTAREYIPQVVASAVTVPGVDIEACRRLAESLGVELRVREYSEVG from the coding sequence ATGACTAACAACAGCATCCTCATCGACTCCCACTCCCACATCTACTACCGCGACTACGCCGGCGACTTCGACGCGATGCTGAAACGCGCCGAGGATGCCGGGGTGGGCGCCATGCTGGTGGTGGGCACGGATATCGAGTCAAGCCGCGAATCGGTCGAACTGGCGGAGAAATATCCCCACATGTATGCGGCGGTCGGGGTCCATCCCCACGACGCCGGCCGGGTGACGGAGCAGTGCTATGATGTAATTCGTGATCTGGCCCGGTCCAGCGCAAAGGTGGTCGCCATCGGGGAAATCGGCCTGGACTTCTACCGCGACCACTGCCCCAGAGACGAGCAGGAAAAAGTGTTCCGCCGTTTTCTGCGCCTGGCAAACGAACTGGAAATGCCGGTCGTCATCCACGACCGCGACGCCCATGATCTCATGCTGGCAATCCTGCGGGAAGAGCGGGTGCACCGGGGGGTGCTGCACTGTTTCTCCGGCGATGCCGCCATGGCCGCCCAAGCCGTTGACATGGGGCTGTACATCTCCATCCCCGGTACGGTCACCTACCCTTCCAATGAGGCGTTGCGCGACGTGGTGCGTAGCGTCGGCATCGACCGCCTGCTGGTGGAGACCGACTGTCCCTACCTGACGCCGGTTCCCCACCGCGGGAAACGCAACGAGCCGGCCTACGTGCGCCTGGCGGCGGAGAAGGTGGCCGAGACCAAGGGGTTGTCCCTGGAGGATGTGGCCCGGATCACTACCAAGAACTGCCGCGACCTGTTCGGTATCCGCCTGTGGGACCAGTCCACCAAGATCGCCTACATGATCCGCAACTCACTCTACCTGAACATCACCAACCGCTGTTCGAACCGGTGCAGCTTCTGCGCGAAGTTCGACGACTTCACCGTCAAGGGGCACAACCTGCTTCTGGACGGAGAGCCCTCCTTCGAGGAGGTAATGGCGGCTGTCGGCAAACCGGAGGGGATCGATGAGGTGGTCTTCTGCGGCTACGGCGAGTCGTTGATCCGGCTGGATCTGGTCAAACAGGTGGCGACCGAGCTCAAGGGACGCGGCTACCGCATCCGCATCAACACCGACGGCCAGGCCAACCTGGTCCACCAGCGCAACATCCTGCCCGAACTGGCCGGGCTGGTTGACAGCATCTCGGTCAGCCTGAACGCCCCGGACAGCGACACCTACGGCCGGCTCTGCAACACCCCCTTCGGCGCAGCCGGCTTCGAGGGTGTCTGCGACTTCATCCGCACGGCACGGGAGTATATTCCCCAGGTCGTGGCCAGCGCCGTAACCGTACCGGGGGTCGATATTGAAGCCTGCCGCCGGCTGGCCGAATCGTTGGGTGTGGAACTACGGGTACGGGAATACAGCGAGGTGGGATAA
- the truD gene encoding tRNA pseudouridine(13) synthase TruD, with protein MTPENTTFARPYLTAALPGTGGAIKESCDDFRVEEIPSYQPCGSGDHAYLTVEKRGITTLEAIRRIARHVNIAERAIGYAGMKDAAGVTRQTISIEHIKPETVLGLELDGLKIVSAARHTNKLKLGHLKGNRFRIVIRGIAANAVEIVPAALEILEQRGVPNYFGYQRYGAQGNSHLIGAAMLRRDWQGAIDRLIGEPTAVRDDQWRAGIEAYQRGDLPQALELFPRHCRSEREVLQRLVARPDGLERAFAAIHPRLKKLYLSALQSWFFDQVVEQRIEQIDALLPGDLAWKHVNGACFLVEDVESETERASTFEISATGPIFGCKMKQPAGKPLEIEQHILDNEHIRPADFDLGGGLRMEGERRPLRVPLETPSFRIEADRLELEFSLPKGSYATSVIREITKTF; from the coding sequence ATGACGCCGGAAAACACCACATTCGCGCGCCCCTACCTAACCGCCGCCCTCCCCGGCACCGGCGGGGCGATCAAGGAGTCGTGCGACGACTTCCGGGTGGAGGAGATTCCGTCCTACCAACCTTGCGGCTCCGGCGATCATGCTTACCTGACCGTGGAAAAACGTGGCATCACGACCCTGGAGGCCATCCGCCGTATCGCCCGGCACGTAAACATTGCGGAGCGCGCCATCGGTTACGCAGGCATGAAGGATGCCGCCGGGGTTACCCGCCAGACCATATCCATCGAACACATCAAGCCGGAAACCGTTCTAGGGCTGGAACTGGACGGGCTAAAGATCGTTTCCGCAGCCCGTCACACCAACAAACTCAAACTGGGGCACCTCAAGGGGAACCGTTTCCGCATCGTCATCCGGGGCATCGCAGCGAATGCCGTGGAGATCGTGCCCGCGGCATTGGAAATTCTCGAACAACGGGGCGTGCCCAATTATTTCGGTTATCAGCGTTACGGTGCCCAAGGAAACTCCCACCTGATCGGCGCGGCCATGCTGAGGCGCGACTGGCAGGGAGCGATAGACCGGCTGATTGGCGAACCCACGGCGGTGCGCGACGATCAGTGGCGAGCCGGGATCGAAGCCTATCAACGGGGCGATCTGCCCCAGGCCCTGGAGCTGTTTCCCCGTCATTGCCGCAGCGAGCGGGAGGTGCTACAGCGGCTGGTGGCTCGGCCAGACGGACTCGAACGAGCCTTTGCCGCCATCCACCCCCGCCTGAAAAAACTCTACCTCTCGGCCCTGCAATCCTGGTTCTTCGACCAGGTTGTGGAACAGCGCATCGAACAGATCGACGCCCTGCTGCCGGGGGACCTTGCGTGGAAGCACGTGAACGGCGCCTGCTTTCTGGTGGAGGATGTCGAGAGTGAGACAGAACGGGCCAGTACCTTTGAGATATCCGCCACCGGCCCGATCTTCGGCTGCAAGATGAAGCAGCCGGCGGGAAAACCTCTTGAAATCGAACAGCACATTCTCGACAATGAACATATACGTCCGGCTGATTTCGACCTGGGAGGCGGTTTGAGGATGGAAGGCGAGCGGCGGCCGTTGCGGGTGCCGCTGGAAACGCCCTCATTTCGGATCGAAGCGGACAGATTGGAACTTGAGTTCAGCCTGCCAAAGGGAAGCTACGCAACATCAGTGATCCGGGAGATTACAAAAACATTCTGA
- a CDS encoding HsmA family protein, giving the protein MLMRAVIWMNLALVFYTWAVFSGRRQGLHRKHLVIFGIGLLCDYLGTHQMNLFAVAYGKAPEWHNITGIASLAGMAFHFMLALVASLANKTEAVNRVFHRVSLTIYTCWLIAFASGAISGMMRMRH; this is encoded by the coding sequence ATGCTGATGCGAGCTGTAATCTGGATGAACCTGGCCCTGGTCTTCTACACATGGGCGGTCTTTAGCGGGCGCAGGCAGGGGTTGCACCGCAAACATCTCGTCATCTTCGGTATAGGTCTTTTGTGCGACTACCTGGGAACCCACCAGATGAACCTGTTTGCCGTCGCTTACGGCAAAGCGCCCGAGTGGCACAATATTACCGGCATAGCCTCGCTGGCCGGCATGGCATTCCATTTTATGCTGGCGCTGGTGGCGTCGCTCGCCAATAAGACCGAGGCCGTCAACCGCGTCTTCCATCGAGTTAGCCTGACTATCTATACGTGCTGGCTGATCGCTTTTGCCAGCGGGGCGATCTCAGGCATGATGAGAATGAGGCATTGA
- a CDS encoding tRNA (cytidine(34)-2'-O)-methyltransferase has product MPSNTSNIPFNIVLVEPEIPPNTGNIARLCAATGSILHLVGPLGFSIDDKHLKRAGLDYWKHVTVRRWDTLEALQASTSQSRFFYLSTKVARSYLKAAFRPGDFLVFGKETKGLPEALLNSNPDTCITIPMPAGAVRSLNLSTSAGIVLYEALRQSGRID; this is encoded by the coding sequence GTGCCCTCGAACACATCGAACATACCATTCAATATCGTACTGGTCGAACCGGAGATTCCTCCCAACACCGGAAATATCGCTCGTCTGTGCGCCGCCACCGGCAGCATCCTGCACTTGGTAGGGCCGCTTGGTTTTTCCATCGACGACAAGCACCTGAAACGGGCCGGGCTTGATTACTGGAAGCATGTGACTGTACGTCGCTGGGACACTCTGGAGGCACTCCAGGCGAGCACTTCCCAAAGCCGTTTTTTCTATCTCAGCACCAAGGTTGCCCGCAGCTACCTGAAAGCCGCCTTCCGGCCGGGAGATTTTCTGGTCTTTGGAAAAGAAACAAAGGGATTGCCCGAGGCGCTGCTCAACTCCAATCCGGATACCTGCATTACGATCCCCATGCCGGCCGGGGCAGTGCGCAGCCTGAACCTGTCAACCTCGGCAGGGATTGTACTTTATGAGGCTTTACGCCAAAGCGGGAGGATAGACTGA